In Deltaproteobacteria bacterium, a single genomic region encodes these proteins:
- a CDS encoding pyruvate synthase subunit beta, whose translation MGTAAEAFKGFEKYSLKKNLPMVEPLAPGHRACQGCGEVLALRQVMKAIGENVIVSSATGCMEIITSPWPQTAWRVPWLHVAFENAAAVASGVEAAYKAMTRKGKIEDTNTTFLAVAGDGGTADIGLQALSGALERGHNFVYLCLDNEAYMNTGVQRSSSTPYGAMTTTSPPGKLSRGQETWKKDLPAIAAAHRIPYVATGSPAFPVDLMNKAKKASLVKGPAYLHVYSPCCTGWRMAPHLSVESARLVVETRVFPLYEVIDGQWILSRDIKKPKPVEEYLKPQRRFSHLTAEDVKTIQERVDANWERLMKLIAATTPEDKTE comes from the coding sequence ATGGGAACAGCAGCGGAAGCATTTAAAGGCTTCGAGAAGTATAGCCTAAAGAAGAACTTGCCCATGGTGGAACCGTTGGCTCCGGGACATCGAGCATGTCAGGGATGCGGTGAGGTGTTGGCTCTTCGTCAGGTGATGAAGGCCATCGGCGAAAATGTCATCGTATCCTCCGCCACGGGCTGCATGGAGATCATCACATCGCCATGGCCGCAGACGGCATGGAGGGTGCCCTGGCTCCACGTGGCGTTTGAAAATGCGGCCGCCGTGGCTTCAGGAGTGGAGGCGGCCTATAAGGCAATGACGCGTAAGGGAAAGATCGAGGACACGAACACGACATTTCTGGCCGTAGCGGGCGACGGCGGGACCGCGGACATTGGTTTGCAGGCGCTGAGCGGCGCGCTCGAGCGGGGCCACAACTTCGTGTATCTCTGCCTGGACAACGAAGCGTACATGAATACAGGGGTTCAGCGCTCGAGTTCGACGCCTTACGGCGCCATGACGACCACCTCACCTCCGGGCAAGTTGAGTAGGGGACAGGAAACCTGGAAGAAGGATCTGCCGGCCATTGCCGCGGCTCACCGGATTCCGTACGTGGCCACCGGATCTCCTGCGTTCCCTGTGGACCTGATGAACAAAGCCAAGAAAGCGTCTCTGGTGAAGGGGCCCGCGTATCTTCATGTCTATTCACCGTGCTGCACGGGTTGGCGAATGGCCCCGCATTTGTCGGTCGAGTCGGCTCGCTTGGTGGTGGAGACCCGGGTTTTTCCGCTATACGAAGTCATAGACGGCCAGTGGATTCTCAGCAGGGACATCAAGAAACCGAAACCGGTGGAAGAGTATCTGAAACCCCAGCGGAGATTCAGCCATCTGACGGCGGAAGACGTAAAGACCATACAGGAAAGAGTCGACGCCAACTGGGAGAGACTGATGAAACTCATTGCCGCCACAACTC
- the porA gene encoding pyruvate ferredoxin oxidoreductase translates to MAKRLGVEVSIAVAEAAKQCNVDVISAYPITPQTHIVEHLSELVADGELDAEFIPVESEHTAMSTCVGASAAGARTFTATSSQGLALMVEILYIASALRLPVVMSMVNRALSGPISIWNDHCDLMLSRDTGWIQTVAENGQEAYDLIFHAYRVAEDHRVLLPVIVNLDGFTLSHVIEPIEYFDQAEVDSYLKPYVPAMRLDPKHPITMGPVGMPEVYTEARKAQEEAIKAARPVIAEAWQAFGDQFGRYYRAVESYQMDGAETVLITMGSIGETAMTAVDEMRSRGKKVGLLRIRLFRPFPVEELRKALKGVKRVGVIDRALPFGASGGPVAAEVRSALYHQTDRPFVYNYIAGLGGRDVTVENFEEMASELESLEKSELTEFYKIINVRE, encoded by the coding sequence ATGGCTAAACGACTAGGAGTGGAAGTTTCGATCGCGGTGGCCGAGGCTGCGAAACAGTGCAACGTGGATGTGATCTCAGCGTATCCGATCACGCCACAGACGCATATTGTGGAGCATCTGTCCGAATTGGTGGCGGACGGAGAGCTGGATGCCGAGTTCATTCCAGTGGAGTCCGAACATACGGCCATGAGCACCTGCGTCGGCGCGTCGGCTGCGGGAGCACGCACCTTTACGGCCACCAGCTCGCAGGGTCTGGCTTTGATGGTGGAGATTCTGTATATCGCGTCCGCCCTGAGACTTCCGGTGGTGATGTCCATGGTGAACCGGGCATTGAGCGGTCCCATCAGCATCTGGAACGATCATTGCGATCTCATGCTATCCCGGGACACGGGTTGGATTCAGACGGTGGCGGAGAACGGCCAAGAGGCCTACGACCTGATATTTCACGCTTATCGGGTGGCGGAAGACCATCGGGTGCTGTTGCCCGTGATTGTTAATCTGGATGGTTTCACATTGAGCCACGTGATCGAGCCCATCGAGTATTTTGACCAGGCGGAGGTGGATAGCTATTTGAAACCGTACGTGCCTGCCATGCGTCTCGATCCCAAGCATCCGATCACCATGGGACCGGTGGGCATGCCGGAGGTCTATACGGAAGCACGTAAGGCGCAGGAAGAAGCCATTAAAGCAGCCAGACCGGTGATTGCCGAAGCCTGGCAAGCCTTTGGCGATCAGTTTGGAAGATACTATCGAGCGGTGGAGAGCTATCAGATGGACGGCGCCGAAACGGTGCTCATTACCATGGGGAGTATCGGCGAGACGGCCATGACGGCCGTCGATGAAATGCGTTCTCGGGGAAAGAAAGTTGGTCTGCTGCGCATTCGGCTGTTTCGGCCGTTTCCCGTGGAAGAGCTGCGGAAAGCCCTGAAAGGCGTAAAGCGCGTCGGCGTTATAGATCGGGCTCTTCCCTTCGGCGCTTCCGGAGGGCCGGTGGCGGCGGAAGTTCGGTCCGCATTGTACCATCAGACGGATCGTCCGTTCGTGTACAACTACATTGCGGGTTTGGGCGGCCGGGATGTGACCGTCGAGAACTTCGAGGAAATGGCTTCCGAACTGGAAAGCTTGGAAAAATCCGAACTTACAGAGTTCTACAAGATCATAAATGTGAGGGAATAA
- a CDS encoding 4Fe-4S binding protein — protein sequence MAKETGAISWKELSLGTAILEPGSSSKLKTGDWRSMKPVTDRECCIKCGMCYIFCPDMVYSRDDEGYYVQNYYYCKGCGICAHECPKDCISMVEEGSNG from the coding sequence GTGGCGAAAGAAACCGGCGCAATCAGTTGGAAAGAGTTATCATTAGGAACGGCCATCCTGGAGCCAGGTAGTTCCTCTAAGTTAAAGACGGGGGATTGGCGGAGCATGAAGCCGGTGACGGACAGGGAGTGCTGCATCAAATGCGGCATGTGTTATATCTTCTGTCCGGACATGGTGTACTCTCGGGATGACGAGGGTTATTACGTTCAGAACTACTACTATTGTAAGGGATGTGGGATTTGCGCCCATGAATGCCCCAAGGATTGCATAAGTATGGTGGAGGAGGGCAGCAATGGCTAA
- a CDS encoding 2-oxoacid:acceptor oxidoreductase family protein, with translation MIEIRYHGRGGQGAVTSAELVAIAAINEGKYAQAFPSFGPERRGAPVMAFTRVSQKPIRTREKVYNPNVVVVLDPTLLSIVDVQAGLQEDGVTVINTNEDAKELRKKYGLKGRLALVDASKIAIEDMKVPITNTTMLGALVKATGVVEVADLEGPLEKRFGGLASKNIASCGRAFEETKIEE, from the coding sequence CGCGGAATTGGTGGCAATCGCGGCCATCAATGAAGGGAAGTACGCCCAGGCGTTTCCCAGCTTTGGTCCCGAGCGGCGCGGTGCGCCTGTAATGGCGTTCACGCGGGTGAGTCAGAAGCCCATTCGGACGAGAGAGAAGGTGTACAATCCGAACGTGGTGGTCGTGCTGGACCCGACCCTGTTGTCCATTGTAGATGTACAGGCGGGTCTTCAAGAGGACGGAGTCACGGTGATCAATACGAATGAGGACGCGAAGGAGCTTCGTAAGAAGTATGGGTTGAAAGGAAGGCTTGCCTTAGTGGATGCGTCCAAGATCGCCATCGAGGACATGAAGGTCCCGATCACGAACACGACCATGCTGGGCGCCCTGGTGAAGGCTACGGGAGTAGTGGAAGTGGCCGATCTGGAGGGACCGCTGGAGAAACGGTTTGGAGGGCTGGCGTCCAAAAACATTGCGTCCTGCGGGCGCGCGTTTGAAGAAACCAAAATCGAGGAGTGA